Part of the Piliocolobus tephrosceles isolate RC106 unplaced genomic scaffold, ASM277652v3 unscaffolded_23084, whole genome shotgun sequence genome, TCCCTGATTCAGTCATCTAGAGAGCAGACACACAGTCATTCCCCAGTTTTCTACTGACATCACAGCGGAAGTCTGACTCCCGCGCGTCAACGTCACCCAGTTTCTGAGGCAATGAATCACTGGCACAGAAGCTTCTGGTGGCGGGTTTCTGGAGTGCCCTGCGAAGTACAATGTCCCTCACCAGGATTGGATGATGCAGAGTCTCTGCATCTGGTCCCTGCCTGGCCTGGGCTCCAACATTCACAGAAGCACCACAGCTGGGGAGCTTGGGAGTCACCACAAACAGTCTGCTCTCTGCTCTGTGCTCCTCAGTCCCACAGACCCCTCCAAGTCATGGGAGCTGGATGCAATGGAGCCCCGGCCACCTGCAGTCTCACTCCAGGTCAGAATCGCTGTCCTCTGAGGAGGAGGAAACCTGAAGGTCCTCATAGAGGACACTCAGGGGGACAGGAACACAGGGAGCCTCAGACTTCTCTGAGACATGAGGGCTGTGAGCGAGGAGGGCTCCCGGCTTCTCAGGAGAGGGGAACGAGGGAGCTGTCAGAAGGCTGGAGCTCCACCATCCATTTTCCAGTCTCCGGAAGAGCATTCTGAGAGGCTGAGCCCCATCGTGGCTGGCCACTGGGTGATGGGACATGGTGCAGGCCTGGACAGTAGGCAGGCAAGGTCTGCTGTGCGGAGGCTGCCAGTCGCTGCTGGGCACCTGGGCGGGTGTCCCCCTGCTCATCTGGGGCGAC contains:
- the LOC113221299 gene encoding putative protein FAM90A10P, translating into GLIQDISPQAQDKRPALTSQPCPPADTHSLGLSSNLSFRSGAKKPAQAPTQACLNFPKKPRMSPFQMPENAIQGGELGAPETLQPPPAATELRPSPSPQMSRGTPAQVPSSDWQPPHSRPCLPTVQACTMSHHPVASHDGAQPLRMLFRRLENGWWSSSLLTAPSFPSPEKPGALLAHSPHVSEKSEAPCVPVPLSVLYEDLQVSSSSEDSDSDLE